The following proteins are encoded in a genomic region of Catharus ustulatus isolate bCatUst1 chromosome 4, bCatUst1.pri.v2, whole genome shotgun sequence:
- the LOC116995260 gene encoding islet amyloid polypeptide-like, translated as MCNLKLSVFFIALSVTLSCLEATPIERLLSVNDDLSDGTSKRQGWMLPVMSQNTLSGLGEEMPEQPAAETKSHQLEKRKCNTATCVTQRLADFLVRSSSSIGAVYSPTNVGSNTYGKRDTAGPASREPQNHAQL; from the exons ATGTGCAACCTAAAGCTGTCAGTTTTCTTCATTGCACTTTCTGTCACTCTGAGCTGTTTGGAAGCTACACCTATCGAGAG ATTACTGTCAGTGAACGATGATCTATCTGATGGTACTTCCAAGAGACAAGGATGGATGTTGCCTGTAATGTCACAGAATACACTCTCAGGACTTGGTGAGGAAATGCCAGAACaaccagcagcagagacaaaaag CCAccagctggagaagaggaaatgcaACACGGCCACGTGTGTGACACAGCGCTTGGCCGATTTCCTGGTGcgctccagcagcagcatcgGGGCTGTTTACTCACCCACAAACGTGGGCTCCAACACGTATGGAAAGAGGGACACAGCGGGGCCAGCAAGCAGAGAGCCCCAAAACCATGCACAGCTTTAG